The genomic DNA TTTAGTGAGCGGGAAGTGGAGCAAAAGACAGTGGTGTTAGAAAGGCTGGGGTGTTGGGCTTATGGATTGGGGTAATGTGGGCCCATTTTACCCTTTGAAGTGTTGCTACCCCAATGGATCGGGTGGCTCCATTCACTCCAATGCTGAGTACTTCCACAGAGTGGGTTAAAGCGGCTCCGAACACGAAATGTGTAGCGTTTCTGCCCATCCACACTAGGCAGAGAGAAGCTATGACTGTGACCTACTGATTGTTCCTTGAGGAGAAAGAGGATAAGGGAAAGTGAGTGTctataaaagaagagagaattaaAACATATGCCTGAACATTCACCAGTGTCATCTCGGCTACTTCccagtttctctcttctctcttgacTGCTCAAGCCACATTGCTCCCTTCACTGACTTGAATCTAAAGCCTCCCCTCCAGATCCCCTTAATGGCTTCCTTTTGTTTACTTGTCTATCTGGTATCAGGAAGAGTATGGGTAGGGAAGCCCTAATGAAAACTCACTGGTatcaggtacggtggctcatgcctgtaatcccagcattttgggaggccgaggcgggcagatcacctgagatcaggagttcgagaccagcctggccaacacggcaaaacacagtctctactaaaaatacaaaaattagccaggtgtggtggtgcgtgctcatagccccagctactcgggaggctgaaggaggagaatcacttgaacccggtaggcagaggttgcagtgagccgagatcgcaccactgcactccagactgggcaacagagtgaggctccgtctcaaaaaaaaaaaaaaagaaaaagaaaaagaaaactcactgGTGATGATAGGGAAAGGAGTTGGAGGAGGGAGGGTAAGGGGTAAGCAGAGGAGCTGTGAGGCAGACAACAGGAGCTTGATATTAGGTCCTTCTATCTGGCTAGTTGAATCCTTCAGCCCTACTTGCTTGGCCTTAGCTGCTACATTCACATCCCTAGTCACTCACAGTCCAGCTGTGGTCCCAGTCAGTCCGGTACTGCACCAAGTGTTCCAAACAGTGGTTCAAGAATCTGTTGTTCCAGTTCAGTTCTAGCTGGGATTCACTCAATTTGCGAACTGTTAGGTTCTCTGGAGCCCAGGGAATCACTGGAGATATGTGTGCGTATATGGTCATTCCCCTGGCCTAGACAAGTCAAGATGCTGAAGGTAGTGCCCCTAATacctcctcccttcccatcccGATCCCCTACCTCCACTTTTCTGCCCACGTacccttattttttccttttatttatgtattttgagatggagtctcgatctgtagcacagcctggagtgcagaggcgcgatctcggctcactacaacctctgcctcccaggtcccagttcaagcaattttcctacctcagcctcccaagtagctgggatgacaggcacgagccaccatgtccagctaatttttgtattttttagtagagacagggtttcaccatgttagccagtctggtcttgaactcctgtcctcacaatctgcccacctcagcctcccgaagtgctgggattacaggcgtgagccatcgcacccggccccCTGCATCCTTATGATAAAAGACCACTCTTCGTAGACGCCAATGCCCCACAGTATCCCTGGTCTGTTGACCCTTTCCAAATTACCCAGATTCTGCAGTTTTAGCATCTGTGTggcctgtctcctgggttcccGCGGGTCCTGGAGCTGAACAACAAATGTTTGGTAGAGGTGGATCTCCTTTTTTTGCAGCTGACAGCCAGAAGTGATTTCGTCAGCAAATAGATAGTGGCTGCACTTCTGGACTTTATCATTATCCGAGTTCTTGTACCTAGAGGAGAAGGGTTGGAAGGAAGAGGAACACTGGGGCCAATCTGAGTACCGCAGATATCCGGAGCCTAGCCTCATCTCCCCTCAACCAACTTATGACTTACCCCAGGAGAAAACAGTAGGGCACCTGGGAGACTTGCTACCCTCCTTCTTGGTCTCTGATCCAACCCACCTCttgttcctcccctccccccttttcCCTTCTCATACCAATAGTGCAGAGTAAGGTTGGTAGGCTGGGGCTCAGAGCTGCTGTTCCAAGTGCAATTCATGTACTCGACATTGAACACAAAACACTGAACCTCTGGGAGGGGCAGAGTGGAAACACTGAAGGAGTCAGTGGGCATAGAGGTCAGGAAGAAATCTAGATTGGGGAGAAAATGAAGGCaggcagggaaagagaagaaatgatggTCAGaaggaggctgagcatggtggctcatgtctgtaatcctggtgctttgaaaggccgaggcaggaggatctctagaggccaggagtttgagaccagcctgggcaacatagtgagaccctgcctcaaaaaaaaaaaaaaaaaaaaaggaagaaagaaagaaagaaaaaggaacgaAAAACGAAGAAGTAGCGTGAGGCAGGGAATCCTCCCGCTTTCCCTTCTCGCTCTACTTTTTAATTCTGCCCACATGATTGTAATGGCCAGTGGCAGGTTCCAGATTTCTGTACGGTCCCTTCCCACAGCCACCCTTCTCACCAACCCTCTTCAGTCCCAGATTTCCCACCAGCTGTGGTGTCTTCATTCCCATTGGGTGTCAGAATCGTTGTGTTCAGCCCCACTCCTAGCAGGGGCAGCTGCAGGAATAAGAAAGATCTGAATGGTAATAATGGCTTCAACATGGCGCTTGCTCTTCATTCCCTGGGTGTCGTCTGTCTGTGTCAGGAACCTGGGTCCCTCACCCActacccctccccacccacacatTTCCTCTGTCATAGCTTCCGGTGGAAAGAACCTCATAAACCAGGGCTGTAAAGAGGGTGTGGCAAATGTGTGCTGTGTAACACAGGCTAAGTTATCTGGGAGATTAGGTGCTGCTGTAAGGTGTTAAATAGAAACAAAGGCTGGGTATACAATAGTGTCACAGAGTCAAAAATCCTCAGCCTACCTAGGTCCTGGGAAGGATCTGTTCACTAGCACTAGCACCATTCTCAACCACCTTCTCCTCTAAATCATTATCTTCTATAATGGAGGTTCTGAATCCCTACCCCCGACACCACCATCCTATGCTATGCTTCTTCTTTGACTCAGTCACCCTTAAATCTCTGTCAAAGCTGCACTGTCTTGGGAGGATGGAAAATACTGTCTTGGCTCCTGTGGGCACATATACAACTGTCTTTCCTCTGATCTAATCCAAACCAGAATACCCACCCTTAGCCGCTGCCTGAGCTGGGTCCCTGTTGAAACCGGTAAGGAGGTGTGACTTACAATAGAAAAAGACTCTAGAAATGGAGAAACAACAATACTAGCTTCAAGCTTCCCATCTTCCCCCAACTCTGCTTCTCTTCATGCCTTCCTTCAATGGTATCATCACCCTCTCAGTCACCCAGACTTGAAACCTCAGAATTAGCTtcaatttctccctctctctcacccagAGAATATAATCCACTCTGCTTCTGTGGTGTTTCTCCCAAcaatttcctcctttccattACCACAGTCACTCTGCTAAATCAGTCTTTCATTAGCTCTAGTCATGACTACTAGACTCCACCAACCGGCCTCCCTTTCTAAAGGCCCTCTGCTTTCTAATCCATTCTTCATCCCGTTGCCAGATTTACCTTCCCCGAAAACTCAGAGCTGATTGGAGAAACTACTTACAGAAACTATTTATTCAGGAAACACTTATTAAGTTTTTAATacgtgccaggtactgtgcttatGTTCTGAAAATAGACCAACAAGACATCCTCATATTTCTAGATGCTCATAGAAAAGTGGGGAAGACATAAACAAGCAATACAATTAGTGTAACAAGTCCTATAGCATAAATGTAGAGATACTACAAAGTTTGTAAGCACAGAAGAGGAAGTAACTAAATTTACCAAGATGGAGAGGGGAGTAACTTAGTGAAGTCTGTGCTGAAGCAGTGCTATTTACAGTGGCATCTTAAAGAACAAGTGTAATTTTATCAGACAGAAAATGGGGTAGGATATcaagcaaagaaaaagaggacTCGCCTGGGAGTCTCAGGAAAACTGGACTACAATGTAGCCCAGGATGTAATAGTTTGCCAGGGCTGCCGGGCCCAGGATGTATTAGTTTGCCAGGGCTGCCGTAAGTTGTCtccaaactgagtggcttaaatcaacataaatttatattcttggctgggcgtggtggctcacgcctataatcccagcactttgggaggccaaggagggcagattgcttgaggccaggagttcaaaaccagcctggccaacctggtgaaacctcatctctactaaaaatacaaaaattagcccagcagtagtggtgcatgcctgtaatcctagctactcgggaggctgagacatgagaatcacttaaatctgggaggcggaggttgcagtgagccaaaattgtgccactgcactctagccggggcaacagagtgagactccatctcaaaaaaaaagaaaaaaaaaaagaaatttattttctcacagttctggagcccagaagtctgaaatcagtgtGGCcagtgttggttccttctggaggtgCTGAGGAGGAACTTGTTCCATGCCTCTTTTCTAGTTTCTAGTGGCTGCTGATATTCCTTGGTGCTCCTTGACTTGTATGCATAtcgttccaatctctgcctccatctttgtaTTACCTCTTCTTCTCTGCATCTCCTTTATCCTTCTCTCCTCTTACAAGGACACCTGTCATTGAACTTATGGCCCACTCTAATCCAGGATGTTCTCTCCTAGAGAGCCTTACCTTAATTACAGCTGCTAAAAGCCTTTTGTCAAAGAAGGTGACATCCACAGGTTCCAAGTGAACATATCTTTTTGGAGGCCACCTTCAACCCACTACAGGAGACATTCTCCAACTTATAAGTCCTCAAAAGCTACTCATGGCCTTCAGAATAAAGTCCAAGCTCCAACGATCAATTCTAGCCACATTGGATATGTCATACGCATTTACTTTCTCTGGAATTAGCCTCTTCCTAACTTTCTGTGGGGTAAAATCCTTCagagggtgaaaccccgtctctactaaaaatacaaaaattagccacatttGGTGGCActcaccagtagtcccagctactcaggtggctgaggcacaagaatcactagaacccaggagttagaggttgcagtgaactgagactgcacactgccctccagccagagtgacagaccaagactctgtctcaaaaaaaaaaaaaaaaaaaaaattggctgggcaaagtggctcaggcctgaaatcccagcactttgggaggctgaggcgagtggatcacttgagcccaggagttggagttggagaccagcctgggcaatacagcaagaccccatctcttgttattttaaaaaaaaaaaaaaaaaaaaaagccaggcgcagtggctcacacctgtaatcccagcactttggaaggccaaggtgggtggatcatttgaggtcaggagttcaggaccagactggcctacatggtgaaaccccatctttactaaaaatacaaaaattagccaggcagtagtggtgcatgtctggaatcccagctactcgagaggctgagggagaattgcttgagcctgggaggcggaggttgcagtgagctgagatcacactgctgcactccagtctgggtgacagagcgagaccctctctcaaaaaaaaaaaaaaaaaaaaaaaaaaaaggccagaatccagaacactgacaataccaaatgctggcaaggatgtggagcagcaGGAACaactttcattcattgctggtggaaacccaaaaatggtacagccactttggaataGAGTTTGGCAGTTTAtcataaaactaaacatactctttcAGCAATCATGTTCCTTGGTATTAATAAAGGAGTGGAAGACCTGTGTTCACATAAAAACCTGAagacagatgtttatagcagttttattcataattgcccaaacttggaagcaaccaaggtgTCTCTCAGTAGGTgagtggataaactgtggtacatcctgaaaatgaaacattattcaatgcaaaaagaaatgagctactgGCCGAGagctgtagctcacacctgtaatcccagcactttggaaggcggaggcaggcagatctcttgagctcacgagtttgagaccagcctggccaacatggcaacacttcgtctctactaaaaataccaaaattagctgggtatgatggtgcgggtctgtaatcccagctactggggaggctgaggcaggagaattgcagtgagcccagatggctacattgcactgcagcctgggtaacaagagcgaaactccatctcaaaaataaataaataaataaataaaaataaaaataaaaataaaaatatccttcagtTAGTTCAAtgttacctcagcctcccgagcagctgggattacaggcacctgccaccatgccagctaatttttgtatttttagtagagatggggtttcaccacgttggctaggctggcctcgaactcctgacctcaggtgatccaccctcctcggcctccctaagtcctgggattacagacctgaacTACTGCTCCCGgccttgaattaatttttctttccattgtgaTTCAAcagcattttgttgtttttttactggtgttatttttgtttcttgttatttGTTACTTTTGTTATATAGCACACTGCTGCCTTTTCTCTAAAAggctcacctgtagtcccggctactggAAAGGATGgctggagtccaggaggttgagcctgggcaacagagggagaacgtgcctctaaataaataaataaatggcaataCGGTAATAGGATATTGGCTCTTAGAATCGAGAATCTTAGTGCTAGCTCTGTTACTCAGTAGCTGTATAATACTGGGTAAGTGAATTttcacactttgaaaaccagCTTCCTCATCCGCAAAATGGAGCCAATAATAATCCCGAACTCCTGAGACTGTGAGAGATTAATGGAGATAATGTCTGAAAAGCACCTGACACAGTAGGTGCCTCTTTCGCTAGACcaagggttcttttttttttttttttttttttttttttttttttgagacggagtttcgctcttgttacccaggctggagtgcaatggcgcgatctcggctcactgcaacctctgcctcctgggttcaggcaattctcctgcctcagcctcctgagtagctgggattacaggcacgtgccaccatgcccagctaattttttatatttttagtagagacggggtttcaccatgttgaccaggatggtctcgatctcttgacctcgtgatccacccgcctcggcctcccaaagcgctgggattacaggcttgagccaccgcgcccggcagaccAAGGGTTCTTAACCTGGAGTTTATGGACCCTTAGGGGATACATGGATGAGTTTCAGGGGATCTAAGAATCTCCTTGGAAAGTAACATTTTGCATGTCAATATATGCATTCTGAGAAGGCCCATAGCTTTCATCAGCACCTTTAAGGGTTTGTGAATCAAAAAAGTTAGTCTGTGGTACCCTTGggcagaaaacacacaaaaaaagttaggCAACTCGATTGTAGACCTTGAGGGATTAGAGCCAGCCTTTCAGAGTTTAATAGGTTCTTTCTTATGCATACATAGTTTCTAATGTTCACAATAGCCCCTTGAAGGAGGTGTTAGCGCACCTGTTTTTCAGATGCCGGAACTAAGAAACGAAGTAATCTGTAATAGATGGAGTTCCTAACCAGTGCAAATATTATTTAAGACTTGTCTAGGCCACAACTGAGCTAGGCTCTGGGAACCCAATTCCAGTCAGGACTCAGCACCACAGAGGCCTCCCTTTTCCCTGGTTTGCATCCCCAGCTCACTCCGCGCCTCCGGAACGTTTCATAGATTCTTGCTGAGTGAAATCGGCTTGCCGCCGCCACCTCCGAAAAGCTCCCGGGGCACAGAGCTCCGCccccaccgcgcctggccccaccCCCTCTGCGGTCGGTATTGTCCGATGGTTCCCGGCGTCCCTCGGCTTCCCTCGGTAGTTTCCGGCAATGGTCGAGAGTTTCTAACGTGCCCCCTTGTCTCTCGGCCGCCGTCCTCCCAACCGCCGCCCCCCTTTTCggctccctctcccccttcccactCCCCCAGTCAGCCTGGCCCTGCTGGTGCCTCCGGCGCTACGGGCTGGTCAAGATGGCGGCCTTCGGAATCTTGAGCTACGAACACCGGCCCCTGAAGCGGCCGCGACTGGGGCCTCCCGATGTTTACCCTCAAGACCCCAAACAGAAGGAGGTGCGTTCGATAATCGGGGCTCTTGAGGAGCCGGGGGCACGCGATCAGCCTAGGAGGAGGCATTGACGGCTGGGAAGGGGGGGCGGGGCGGTTCGGTGGGAGCCAAAGTCCCGAAAGGGGGAAGAGTAAAGTGGGCTGGCGTGGGAGCGCAGGATAGGGGGCGATGGGGGGGTTCCAAGGTATGAGTAGGGGGTGATGTAGGGGTCGCACCAGAGGCACCCTCCTTCACACACACCTCAGAAAGTTGTCTGAGGCAGCTTGGTGGGGTACGGCTGCTCGCAAGAAAAGAGTGATGTTTGAGGGTGCGCTGGGTGGCTGGGAATCATAGTGACCataggggtgagggtggggtccAAGTGAATGTAAGGGCCCAGCTGTAAGTAACAATCTGTTCTACACGGaaccctcctcctcccctgtccCCTTGTTCCTTCGCttcttctgccttcctctcccaccacctcccactaaggaaaaacaaaactaaatgacGCTTTCCTGCCTCAGGATGAACTGACGGCCTTGAATGTAAAACAAGGTTTCAATAACCAGCCTGCTGTCTCTGGGGATGAACATGGCAGTGCCAAGAACATCAACTTCAATCCTGCCAAGGTGAGACAACTCTGCCAGGCTGAAGGAAAAGGCTGGAAGAATCTGAGAAGGAGCAAAGGCCCTGGGTTGGGAAGATTTAAAGGGACAACCTAAGTGGTTGAGTTGACTTCCATGACTTAATGATATCTAATTGGCATTTGCCCATCAAAAGGCAGGACCACCTGTCTGCCCCTTCTTCCCACCCTGAGGTACAGATTTTCTTCCCTCAGATCAGTTCCAACTTCAGCAGCATTATTGCAGAGAAGTTACGTTGTAATACCCTCCCTGACACTGGTCGCAGGAAGCCCCAAGTGAACCAGAAGGACAACTTCTGGCTGGTGACTGCACGATCCCAGAGTGCCATTAACACTTGGTTCACTGACTTGGCTGGCACCAAGCCACTCACGCAACTAGCCAAAAAGGTGAGGTACTTTTTCCTGTCCTTCAGGCCAAGGAGGGAGCATGAGGTACCAAGTACCCTCCTATTCCCATATTAAGCTACATGGGCATCAGCTCATGGGGTTAATAGAGACCTCACTGTTTGCAATGTCCATCCAGGTCCCCATTTTCAGTAAGAAGGAAGAAGTGTTTGGGTACTTAGCCAAATATACAGTGCCTGTGATGCGAGCCGCCTGGCTCATTAAGATGACCTGTGCCTACTATGCAGCAATCTCTGAGACCAAGGTTAAGAAGAGAAATGTCGTTGACCCTTTCACGGGTGAGTAACTCCTAACACGGCTTCAAGGAGTGATAGAGACACCCTTGGAAccatcccccttttttttttttttttttttttttttttttttttttttgagacggagtttcgctcttgttacccaggctggagtgcaatggggcaatctcggctcaccgcaaactccacctcctgggttcaggcaattctcctgcctcagcctcctgagtagctgggattacaggcacgcgccaccatgcccagctaattttttgtatttttagtagagacggggtttcaccatgttgaccaggatggtctcgatctcttgacctcgtgatccacccgcctcggcctcccaaagtgctgggatgacaggcgtgagccaccacgcccggccaccatCCCCCTTCTTAATCTAGATCCCTTGTTTCTGCTTGTTTCTTGCATTCGCTTGATCAGTAAACACTGAGAAATTGGAGTATCTACTTTAGGCATTTACTGGGCTACAAAGATGTCCAGTGTATAATCTCTGCCCCCAGGATACTGGTAGTCTAGTAGGGCTGCTAAGACATATGTACAAATAACAATCAAATATAGAAAGTGGTGAATGTcaagccaggaggcagaaggttCTTTGAGTGGACAGAAAGATTACTTTCTTATGGGGATACCTGGGAAGGCTTTAGGAAGGTGGGATTTGACTAG from Saimiri boliviensis isolate mSaiBol1 chromosome X, mSaiBol1.pri, whole genome shotgun sequence includes the following:
- the IL2RG gene encoding cytokine receptor common subunit gamma isoform X2, yielding MLKPLLPFRSFLFLQLPLLGVGLNTTILTPNGNEDTTADFFLTSMPTDSFSVSTLPLPEVQCFVFNVEYMNCTWNSSSEPQPTNLTLHYWYKNSDNDKVQKCSHYLFADEITSGCQLQKKEIHLYQTFVVQLQDPREPRRQATQMLKLQNLVIPWAPENLTVRKLSESQLELNWNNRFLNHCLEHLVQYRTDWDHSWTEQSVGHSHSFSLPSVDGQKRYTFRVRSRFNPLCGSTQHWSEWSHPIHWGSNTSKVEAVVISIGSMGLIISLLCVYFWLERTMPRIPTLKNLEDLVTEYHGNFSAWSGVSKGLAESLQPDYSERLCLVSEIPPKGGALGEGAGASPCNQHSPYWAPPSYTPKPET
- the IL2RG gene encoding cytokine receptor common subunit gamma isoform X1; translation: MLKPLLPFRSFLFLQLPLLGVGLNTTILTPNGNEDTTADFFLTSMPTDSFSVSTLPLPEVQCFVFNVEYMNCTWNSSSEPQPTNLTLHYWYKNSDNDKVQKCSHYLFADEITSGCQLQKKEIHLYQTFVVQLQDPREPRRQATQMLKLQNLVIPWAPENLTVRKLSESQLELNWNNRFLNHCLEHLVQYRTDWDHSWTEQSVGHSHSFSLPSVDGQKRYTFRVRSRFNPLCGSTQHWSEWSHPIHWGSNTSKENPLLFAVEAVVISIGSMGLIISLLCVYFWLERTMPRIPTLKNLEDLVTEYHGNFSAWSGVSKGLAESLQPDYSERLCLVSEIPPKGGALGEGAGASPCNQHSPYWAPPSYTPKPET
- the IL2RG gene encoding cytokine receptor common subunit gamma isoform X3 is translated as MLKPLLPFRSFLFLQLPLLGVGLNTTILTPNGNEDTTADFFLTSMPTDSFSVSTLPLPEVQCFVFNVEYMNCTWNSSSEPQPTNLTLHYWYKNSDNDKVQKCSHYLFADEITSGCQLQKKEIHLYQTFVVQLQDPREPRRQATQMLKLQNLVIPWAPENLTVRKLSESQLELNWNNRFLNHCLEHLVQYRTDWDHSWTEQSVGHSHSFSLPSVDGQKRYTFRVRSRFNPLCGSTQHWSEWSHPIHWGSNTSKGQCPEFLP